In Nicotiana tabacum cultivar K326 chromosome 11, ASM71507v2, whole genome shotgun sequence, a single window of DNA contains:
- the LOC142166287 gene encoding 5-epiaristolochene 1,3-dihydroxylase-like has product MQFFSLVSIFLFLSFLFLLRKWKNSNSQSKKLPPGPWKIPILGSMLHMIGGEPHHVLRDLAKKYGPLMHLQLGEISAVVVTSRDMAKEVLKTHDVVFASRPKIVAMDIICYNQSDIAFSPYGDHWRQMRKICVMELLNAKNVRSFSSIRRDEVVRLIDSIRSDSSSGELVNFTQRIIWFASSMTCRSAFGQVLKGQDIFAKKIREVIGLAEGFDVVDIFPTYKFLHVLSGMKRKLLNAHLKVDAIVEDVINEHKKNLAAGKSNGALGGEDLIDVLLRLMNDTSLQFPITNDNIKAVVVDMFAAGTETSSTTTVWAMAEMMKNPSVFTKAQAEVREAFRDKVSFDENDVEELKYLKLVIKETLRLHPPSPLLVPRECREDTDINGYTIPAKTKVMVNVWALGRDPKYWDDAESFKPERFEQCSVDIFGNNFEFLPFGGGRRICPGMSFGLANLYLPLAQLLYHFDWKLPTGIKPRDLDLTELSGITIARKGDLYLNATPYQPSRE; this is encoded by the exons ATGCAATTCTTCAGCTTGGTTTCCATTTTCCTATTCCTATCTTTCCTATTTTTGTTGAGGAAATGGAAGAACTCCAATAGCCAAAGCAAAAAATTGCCACCAGGTCCATGGAAAATACCAATACTAGGAAGTATGCTTCATATGATTGGTGGAGAACCGCACCATGTCCTTAGAGATTTAGCCAAAAAATATGGACCACTTATGCACCTTCAGTTAGGTGAAATTTCTGCAGTTGTGGTTACTTCTAGGGACATGGCAAAAGAAGTGCTAAAAACTCATGACGTCGTTTTTGCATCTAGGCCTAAAATTGTAGCCATGGACATTATCTGTTATAACCAGTCCGACATTGCCTTTAGCCCTTATGGCGACCACTGGAGACAAATGCGTAAAATTTGTGTCATGGAACTTCTCAATGCAAAGAATGTTCGGTCTTTCAGCTCCATCAGACGTGATGAAGTCGTTCGTCTCATTGACTCTATCCGGTCAGATTCTTCTTCAGGTGAGCTAGTTAATTTTACGCAGAGGATCATTTGGTTTGCAAGCTCCATGACGTGTAGATCAGCATTTGGGCAAGTACTCAAGGGGCAAGACATATTTGCCAAAAAGATCAGAGAAGTAATAGGATTAGCAGAAGGCTTTGATGTGGTAGACATCTTCCCTACATACAAGTTTCTTCATGTTCTCAGTGGGATGAAGCGTAAACTTTTGAATGCCCACCTTAAGGTAGACGCCATTGTTGAGGATGTCATCAACGAGCACAAGAAAAATCTTGCAGCTGGCAAGAGTAATGGCGCATTAGGAGGCGAAGATCTAATTGATGTCCTACTGAGACTTATGAATGACACAAGTCTTCAATTTCCCATCACCAACGACAATATCAAAGCTGTTGTTGTT GACATGTTTGCTGCCGGAACAGAAACTTCATCAACAACAACTGTATGGGCCATGGCTGAAATGATGAAGAATCCAAGTGTATTCACCAAAGCTCAAGCAGAAGTGCGAGAAGCCTTTAGGGACAAAGTATCTTTTGATGAAAATGATGTGGAGGAGCTGAAATACTTAAAGTTAGTCATTAAAGAAACTTTGAGACTTCATCCACCGTCTCCACTTTTGGTCCCAAGAGAATGCAGGGAAGATACGGATATAAACGGCTACACTATTCCTGCAAAGACCAAAGTTATGGTTAATGTTTGGGCATTGGGAAGAGATCCAAAATATTGGGATGACGCGGAAAGCTTTAAGCCAGAGAGATTTGAGCAATGTTCTGTAGATATTTTTGGTAATAATTTTGAGTTTCTTCCCTTTGGCGGGGGACGGAGAATTTGTCCTGGAATGTCATTTGGTTTAGCTAATCTTTACTTACCATTGGCTCAATTACTCTATCACTTTGACTGGAAACTCCCAACCGGAATCAAGCCAAGAGACTTGGACTTGACCGAATTATCGGGAATAACTATTGCTAGAAAGGGTGACCTTTACTTAAATGCTACTCCTTATCAACCTTCTCGAGAGTAA